A window from Polypterus senegalus isolate Bchr_013 unplaced genomic scaffold, ASM1683550v1 scaffold_3391, whole genome shotgun sequence encodes these proteins:
- the LOC120521161 gene encoding ribonuclease H-like, translated as MAGAVIYEDPEDIPPVLPVVESPFKEEPAYSHLTPAQQENSWFTDGSATVEGGARLWRAVAYQPHTETILKQQGEGKSSHWAELIAVTMTLPEHQSFPVVVYTDSWAVFQGLTAWITMWRRAAWTIHGRELWGGTELWEQLWSMGTRGETLIGHVDAHAPLISLERLFNQQADLIAAVRELNLEEAYPENDDLFKYAEVNVIEPSLISLA; from the coding sequence ATGGCCGGAGCTGTGATTTATGAGGATCCAGAGGACATACCGCCTGTTCTGCCTGTGGTGGAGTCGCCCTTTAAAGAAGAACCAGCATACAGTCATTTGACACCAGCGCAACAGGAGAACAGCTGGTTCACAGACGGGTCAGCAACCGTAGAAGGAGGTGCAAggctttggagagcagtggcttatcAACCTCACACTGAGACCATCCTGAAGCAACAGGGGGAAGGGAAATCAAGCCACTGGGCTGAACTTATTGCTGTCACTATGACATTACCAGAACATCAAAGCTTCCCTGTTGTTGTTTATACTGACAGCTGGGCAGTTTTTCAAGGACTAACAGCGTGGATCACAATGTGGAGAAGGGCTGCTTGGACTATTCATGGGAGAGAACTCTGGggtggcacagaactgtgggagcAGCTTTGGTCAATGGGCACGAGAGGGGAGACTCTCATTGGTCATGTAGATGCCCATGCCCCTCTGATATCCCTTGAGAGGCTTTTTAACCAACAAGCTGATCTAATAGCTGCTGTTCGAGAACTCAACCTGGAAGAAGCCTATCCAGAGAATGATGACCTGTTCAAATATGCTGAAGTAAATGTAATCGAGCCTTCCTTAATATCATTAGCAAG